The genomic region TATCGGCTCCAACTGCATACCCTGCACGGCCTACCACCTGAAGCAGTGTAAAAAAAACGGACTTACCGACGGGCAGATCCGCGCAGCGGTATCCATGGCCGTGAAGGTTAAGAGCGTCCCGGCACAGAATGTCCTCTCCACGGCCGAACGCATGCTCGATTCACGTGAAGGCTCTAATGAATGCGCGGCGGATCAGCCGTGCTCCTGCAGTTGATGCCGACGCGTTCAAATCGATCCCGTCGGTGAATATGCAATTTTCTTGATGTTGATTCAAATTTAATTTACAATTATACATATGGCCAAGGAATCGATCATGACTACCGGGCAGGATGACGCGAACAGCTTCGAATACTTTTACCGGGAGCACGGAGAAGCGCTCTATAATTACCTGCGCAAGCTCACCGGGCAGGAGGAGGATGCGGAGGACCTTCTTCAAGAGACCCTGGTCAAGATCGCCGCGCACCTTTCCGACCTGGAGGACTCGTCCAGGACAAGGTCCTGGGCCTTCAGCATCGCGACCAACACCGCCGTCGATTTCTTCAGAAGACGCGGCGGTAAGGACATCGTGCTTTTCGACGAGCGCATCCATGGCGGGGGCGCCGCATCGGGCGACATCGAGGACCGGGTCATCGTGGACGAAATGAACGAATGCATCCGCGGGGAGATGGGCCGCATCGCCCCGCATTACCACATCGTCCTGGTACTGCATTATTTCGAGCATATGTCCGTTGAGGAGATCGCGGGCGTATGCGGCATTTCAATTTCCGCGGTCAAGGTGCGGCTCCACCGGGGCAGATTGCTGTTGAACAGCATATTGACCAGGGGATGCAATTTCTACTACGACAGGGACAGCAATATCAGGTGCACCAGAAAACCCGGCAGCCGATAACAGGGGCGGGGGAACCGGTTTAAAAATCGAGCGATTGGAGCAGGTCGAGAGCGCGCCTGATTTCAATTCCGTTCTCGACCCGCTCGCGCTTCAGCTCCATGACCGCCTGGATCGCCGGTATCCCGTAGCGCTCATGGAATTTCCGCAGACTCTTCGCGATCTCCGGGTCGGAGCGCTTCACCTCGATAAGACGCCGCGGGACGTCCTCTTCCGCGATGCAGAAATCGATTTCTTCACCGTCCTTCGTCCTTAGGTAATGCAGGGCGGTGTGCGCCCCCCGGTAATCGTACATGCCGTAGACGTTCTTGAGCAGGCACAGTGCTACGGTATTTTCCAGGCGTGCGCCCTCGTCTCCCTTCACCAGACCGGAATCGTACAGGTACAGCTTGGGCTCCTTTTTGAGCGCACGGGCGATGTCGCGCGACAGGGGGGGGACCCTGAATACGATATAGAGCGCCTCGAAAATCTGGATGTATTTTTTGACCGTGTTGGGGGCGATCCCCACGTCTCCCGCGATGGAAGAATAGGAGACCGGGGAACCCACCCTGGCGCGCACCAGATCGAAGACGAGATGAATCGCCCTGAAGTCATGTACATTCTCGAAATCGAGGATATCCGTGCGGATCAGTCCGTCGATATACTGGTTCCGCCACCGCGCGGCATCCTCGTCGCTTTCCGCAAGGAATGGCTCGGGGAACCCCCCGCGCGTCATGAAGCGCTCCAGCGGCTCCGCCGACCCGGCCCGGCGGGTTTCAGAGGGGCTGAACGGCAGCAGCCTGTGGAGCAAAAAACGGCCCGCCAGCGAATCCCCACCCTGCCTGAACGTTTCCAGGCGCGCGCTCCCGGTAACAAGAATTTTGAGATGCGCCGGCCTGGTGTCGAACACTCCTTTCAGGTAATTCTTCCACCCGGGCATCTTGTGAAGCTCGTCGAGTACGAGAAGCTCCGTCGCCTCGAGCCATGCCTCTTTCCTGATTATTTCCCTGTCCTCGCGACGGTCGTAATTCAGGTAAACGCTCTTTTCAAAAGATCGGGCGATCTCCTTCGCTAGCCAGGTTTTCCCCACCTGCCGCGGGCCGGTGAGAAAAACCATCTTCTTAGAGAGGTCTTTCTCGATCAGCGATTTCTGGAACCTGTTCATCCGACTATTGTGCACTATATTGCACAATAGTCAAGTCTTTCCAGCAAAGCGCTGCAAAATAGTCGGAATATTAGCACCTGTGGTTGTCCAGGCAGGCGAGGTCCATGGTCCCCTCCGGATGGATTCTTCTATATAAGTCCCTGCCGGCCGGTCGGCGCTTCACCCGCCCGCCCGCGTGCTCTGTCCGCTGTAGACCAGGCCCTTCTCCCCGTCCACGCGTACAGCGATGCCGCTCGTGAGAATGTCCGTCGCGCGCCCTGCGTTCACGATCACCGGAATATCGAGCGCCTTCGCGACGATCGCGGCCGGGGAGTCGGCGGCGTCCTCCTCGGTGATCACGGCGGTCGCGTTCCGGATGAGATGGAGCACGGCGTCGCTCGAGCGCCGGATGACCAGGATGTCCCCGCCCCTGAAATCCCCGGGGGTCGATTTCCCCTCGGCGACAACGCAGAGTATCCCCGTCGCCGAAAGCCCATTGAGGCTCTTCCCCTCGACCAGCACGTCCCCCACCACGTGGATCTTGATCATGTTCGTGGTGCCGCTCACCCCCACCGGCATACCGCCCGTGATGATCACAAGGTCCCCGTTCTTTATCAGGCCCGCGGCATGGGCCCGGTCGGCCGCGTTCTGGAAGATCTCGTCCGTGGTGGCCGCCTCCACGGCCATCATGGGGATTACCCCCCACGAGAGGGCGAGCTGCCGGTACACCTTGACCAGCGGCGTGGAGGCGAGTATGGGGCAGATAGGCCGGTAGCGCGACACCATGCGCGACGTATGACCGGACTTCGTAATCGTGATGATCGCCGCGGCCCCCAGCGAGTGCGCCGCCGAGCAGGTCGAGTAGCTTACGGCGTCGGTCACGTTTTTTGAAATGCGGATATGCGTGTTTTCAAGGAGGGCCCGGTAATCGATCTCGGTCTCGGTCTTCTCGGCGATCTTTGCCATGGTGGCCACGGTGAGCTCCGGGTACTTTCCCACCGAGGTCTCGCCCGAGAGCATGAGGGCGCTCGTCCCGTCATAGATCGCGTTCGCGACATCGGTGATCTCGGCGCGGGTGGGCCGTGGGTTGCGGATCATCGAATCCAGCATCTGCGTCGCGGTGATCACGGGCTTTCCCGCGGAAAGCGTCTTCTTTATGATCATCTTCTGTAAATGCGGGATATCCTCGAAGGCGATCTCCACCCCCATGTCGCCGCGCGCGACCATGATCCCGTCGCTCGCGCGGATGACCTCGTCGATGTTCGCCACGCCGTCGCGGTTCTCGATCTTCGAGATGACCTTGATTGCGCCGCCGCCGTGCTCCTCGAGGAATCCCTTGATCTGCCTGACGTCGTCCGCGTTGCGCACGAAGGACGCGGCAACGAAATCGAAATCGTGCTCGATGCCGAAACGCAGGTCGGCGCGGTCGCCGTCGCTCATGAAGGGAAGCCGGGCGGTCACCCCCTGGAGGTTCACGCCTTTTTTATCCGAAAGCTCGCCCCCGTTCACCACCTCGGTCACCACGTCCGCGCCGGAGGCGCTCACGACCCTGAGCTCGATAAGCCCGTCGTCGATAAGTATCCTGTTGCCCTTGACGACGTCATCCGGGAGACCCCGGTAGGTGACCGATACGCGTTCCGCATCACCCTCGACCTCATCGGTGGTGAGCGTGAATCGCGCCCCCTTTTCGATGCGCGCCTTCCCCCCCCGGAACTTTTTCAGCCGTATCTCGGGACCCTTGGTGTCGAGCAGGAGCGCCGCGGGTTTCTCGAGCTCGTCGCGCACCTTTTTGAAGAGGGTGACCCTCGCGAGATGCTCCTCGTGGGTGCCGTGCGAAAAGTTCGCCCTCCCTACGTCCATGCCCGTGAGGAAAATGCCCCTGAGCACCTCCGGGCTGTCGGTTGCCGGCCCCAGGGTGCAGATAATTTTCGTCTTTCTCATTGCGCCTCCAGAATATCGCGCCCGTTGTCGCGGAGGGTCGGCGGTTCGGTACCGCGACCCATGCCCCTGACGACCGTATGCGAATCGGCCCCCCTGCCGCGGCCTTTCCTTGGAAGAAACCGCGACATGAATTCCGCGCTATTAACTGCCACCGCCTCCACAATGTCAAATTATCTTTCAAATGAACCAGTCCTGTCGAAACGAAAGGTCCCCGGGAGACCGGCAAAGATTCGAATTTAGCGGTGTTAATCCCACTATTCAAAAAAAGCCCATGTAGGTTTTTTTATTGACCGATAATGATATGCTTGCTATTTTATTTAATGGACGCCTTTTTAGTATAAATGGAAGGAAATATATGAAAAAATTAATACTTACAGCAATTGCGCTTTGTATCCCTTTACTGATAATCAGTTGCAGCGAGACCCCCTCCGGGAAGGAATACCCCCGCTTCGACGCGGGAGATACCGACCTCCTGGACTTCCGGTTCGCCGCGAAAAACAATTCCGTCCTTCCGGCCGACGCGATCGGCACCCTTGACGGCGACACGATCTCGATCACCGTGCCCCATGACGCGTCGCTGGACGGGCTGGTCGCGGAATACGTCACGAACAGCCCGGTCGTCCAGGTAAACGGGATCACGCAGGCGAGCGGCAAATCGGCCAACGACTTCGATTCCCCCGTGGTGTACCACGTTTCGGCGAAAAACCTCGCGGCGCGGGAGTACACCGTCACGGTGACGAAAGCCCCGAGCACCGAAAAGAAAATCACTACCTTCGCCCTCCTGGGCACGGATGCGATCATCGACGAGACCGGCGCGGACATACGCGTGTCGCTTCCCCCGAAAACCTCGCTCAAGAAGCTCCCCGCGTCGTTTTCCGCGGCGTGCAGCCAGGTGACCGTGGACGGCGTCGTACAGGCGAGCGGCGTCACCCTGAACGATTTCAGCGTCCCGGTCGTCTACACGGCCGTTGCCGAAAACGGTTCCCGAAAGGATTATACGGTCACCGCCACGGTGATCCCCGCGCCCTGGAAGGAGATCACCTCCTTCGTATTCAGGAGCTCGGACAACCCGGCGCTCGGGAGCGACGTGCCCGGAACGATCGCGGACGATATTATCAGCGTGGTCCTTCCCTTCAAGAGCAAAGCGAACGACCTGGCCGCATGGTTCGTGACCACCGGCGAGAAGGTGAGCCTTGACGGCGTCGCGCAGTCCGCGGGCTCGACCCGCAACGATTTCTCGTCCGTGCGCGACTTCGTCGTCACCGCCGAGGACGGCGGGCAGCGCACCTATACGGTGGACGTGACCGTGGCGAAGAGCGACGCGAAGGCGATCACGCGCTTCGTGCTCGACGGCGAGGAGTGCGCGATTGACGAG from Spirochaetota bacterium harbors:
- a CDS encoding carboxymuconolactone decarboxylase family protein, with the protein product MLFTDTSAPHEKIVTPTLPDASISRFQRNHTREILMENLNERELALVALGASIGSNCIPCTAYHLKQCKKNGLTDGQIRAAVSMAVKVKSVPAQNVLSTAERMLDSREGSNECAADQPCSCS
- a CDS encoding RNA polymerase sigma factor, producing the protein MAKESIMTTGQDDANSFEYFYREHGEALYNYLRKLTGQEEDAEDLLQETLVKIAAHLSDLEDSSRTRSWAFSIATNTAVDFFRRRGGKDIVLFDERIHGGGAASGDIEDRVIVDEMNECIRGEMGRIAPHYHIVLVLHYFEHMSVEEIAGVCGISISAVKVRLHRGRLLLNSILTRGCNFYYDRDSNIRCTRKPGSR
- a CDS encoding ATP-binding protein codes for the protein MNRFQKSLIEKDLSKKMVFLTGPRQVGKTWLAKEIARSFEKSVYLNYDRREDREIIRKEAWLEATELLVLDELHKMPGWKNYLKGVFDTRPAHLKILVTGSARLETFRQGGDSLAGRFLLHRLLPFSPSETRRAGSAEPLERFMTRGGFPEPFLAESDEDAARWRNQYIDGLIRTDILDFENVHDFRAIHLVFDLVRARVGSPVSYSSIAGDVGIAPNTVKKYIQIFEALYIVFRVPPLSRDIARALKKEPKLYLYDSGLVKGDEGARLENTVALCLLKNVYGMYDYRGAHTALHYLRTKDGEEIDFCIAEEDVPRRLIEVKRSDPEIAKSLRKFHERYGIPAIQAVMELKRERVENGIEIRRALDLLQSLDF
- the pyk gene encoding pyruvate kinase, with translation MRKTKIICTLGPATDSPEVLRGIFLTGMDVGRANFSHGTHEEHLARVTLFKKVRDELEKPAALLLDTKGPEIRLKKFRGGKARIEKGARFTLTTDEVEGDAERVSVTYRGLPDDVVKGNRILIDDGLIELRVVSASGADVVTEVVNGGELSDKKGVNLQGVTARLPFMSDGDRADLRFGIEHDFDFVAASFVRNADDVRQIKGFLEEHGGGAIKVISKIENRDGVANIDEVIRASDGIMVARGDMGVEIAFEDIPHLQKMIIKKTLSAGKPVITATQMLDSMIRNPRPTRAEITDVANAIYDGTSALMLSGETSVGKYPELTVATMAKIAEKTETEIDYRALLENTHIRISKNVTDAVSYSTCSAAHSLGAAAIITITKSGHTSRMVSRYRPICPILASTPLVKVYRQLALSWGVIPMMAVEAATTDEIFQNAADRAHAAGLIKNGDLVIITGGMPVGVSGTTNMIKIHVVGDVLVEGKSLNGLSATGILCVVAEGKSTPGDFRGGDILVIRRSSDAVLHLIRNATAVITEEDAADSPAAIVAKALDIPVIVNAGRATDILTSGIAVRVDGEKGLVYSGQSTRAGG